In Amphiura filiformis chromosome 2, Afil_fr2py, whole genome shotgun sequence, one DNA window encodes the following:
- the LOC140135773 gene encoding integrase/recombinase xerD homolog: MDGRMCVFLFFIFRENAFRNTIAHVMDASRAESTVKKYKHAIATWEVWCRLNRVNSKEAVHEDIARYFIHMFNDNAPYSRIETAFFAIKWHFNCCPKTCMNNPCETRFLQLLMDGLKRLLAKPADNRKEPITADNLRSIIDKFNQDNLKDLRLCTMMLVAYAGFLRYDELSNIKVCDIELCDSHVKIFIEKSKTDQLREGAWVIIGATGKSTCPVAMLRRYMECAGFIDLDISQYLFTSITMLKSQNKYVVRSRKLSYSRCREILKEALGEIGLDASKFGVHSLRAGGASAAAAFGVPDRLFKRHGRWKSDSSKDRYVKETMSNKLLVSMNLGI; this comes from the coding sequence ATGGATGGACGGATGTGTGTTTtcctattttttattttcagaGAGAATGCATTCCGAAATACAATAGCTCACGTTATGGATGCTTCGAGGGCTGAGAGCACAGTCAAGAAGTATAAGCATGCCATTGCAACTTGGGAAGTCTGGTGTAGACTGAATAGAGTTAACTCTAAAGAAGCTGTACACGAGGATATCGCAAGGTATTTTATTCATATGTTCAACGACAATGCTCCTTATAGCAGGATAGAAACAGCATTTTTCGCAATTAAGTGGCATTTTAATTGTTGTCCAAAGACATGTATGAATAATCCATGTGAAACGCGTTTTTTACAGCTGTTAATGGATGGTCTGAAACGTTTGTTAGCAAAGCCAGCTGATAATAGAAAGGAGCCTATTACAGCAGACAATTTACGTTCTATTATTGATAAGTTTAATCAAGATAATTTAAAGGATCTGAGATTGTGTACCATGATGCTTGTAGCATACGCAGGTTTTCTGCGGTATGATGAATTGTCGAATATTAAGGTTTGCGACATAGAGTTGTGTGATTCACATGTAAAAATCTTTATAGAAAAGAGTAAGACTGATCAACTCAGAGAGGGAGCATGGGTTATAATTGGTGCGACAGGTAAGAGTACATGCCCAGTTGCTATGCTTAGGAGATATATGGAGTGCGCAGGTTTTATCGATTTAGATATATCTCAATATCTATTCACATCAATTACTATGCTCAAATCTCAAAACAAATATGTTGTACGTTCTAGAAAATTATCTTACTCAAGGTGTAGAGAGATACTCAAGGAGGCATTGGGAGAGATTGGTTTAGATGCTAGCAAGTTCGGAGTGCATAGTTTGCGTGCCGGGGGTGCATCGGCAGCTGCAGCCTTCGGAGTACCTGACAGGTTGTTTAAACGTCATGGACGTTGGAAGTCCGATTCTTCTAAGGACAGGTACGTGAAGGAGACTATGTCCAACAAACTACTGGTATCTATGAATTTAGGTATATAA